The Streptomyces sp. NBC_00162 genome window below encodes:
- a CDS encoding helix-turn-helix domain-containing protein, translating into MDAVQQEATARARELQRSWYGEPLGALFRRLIDDLGLNQARLAAVLGLSAPMLSQLMSGQRAKIGNPAVVQRVQALQDLAGQVADGSVSAAEATDRMDEIKKTQGGSVLSNSGQTPISSGAPTVKRIVREIQSLLRSVSAAGDIIDAADTLAPSHPELAEFLRVYGAGRTADAVAHYEAHQN; encoded by the coding sequence GTGGACGCAGTACAGCAAGAGGCCACGGCCAGAGCCAGAGAGCTTCAGCGCAGTTGGTACGGGGAGCCGCTGGGAGCGCTCTTTCGCCGGCTCATAGATGACCTCGGCTTGAACCAGGCTCGCCTCGCTGCCGTCCTCGGACTGTCGGCGCCCATGCTGTCCCAGCTGATGAGCGGCCAGCGCGCCAAGATCGGTAACCCTGCCGTGGTGCAGCGCGTCCAGGCCCTCCAGGACCTCGCCGGCCAGGTGGCCGACGGGAGCGTCAGCGCGGCGGAGGCCACCGACAGGATGGACGAGATCAAGAAGACCCAGGGAGGTTCCGTCCTCAGCAACAGCGGCCAGACCCCCATCAGTTCGGGCGCACCCACCGTCAAGCGCATCGTCCGTGAGATCCAGTCGCTGCTGCGCTCGGTCTCCGCGGCGGGCGACATCATCGACGCGGCGGACACACTCGCCCCCAGCCACCCGGAACTGGCAGAGTTCCTCCGGGTGTACGGCGCGGGCCGCACCGCCGACGCGGTGGCCCACTACGAGGCCCACCAGAACTGA
- a CDS encoding GNAT family N-acetyltransferase — MPELIPPTPRLHSSWLAAQEEWGDDAHMDGAGLGSEDDVDSPEGFAAWVDKLHRSADRTVPVEQGRVHATYWWIAEGDTYLGAIDLRHHLNAFLLDAGGHIGYSVRPSARGRGVAGRALESVLHEARVMGMDRVLLTCDPDNTASVRTIERGGGVLEDVRETLIGPKRRYWIDL, encoded by the coding sequence ATGCCCGAGCTGATACCGCCCACCCCCCGACTGCACTCCTCCTGGCTCGCCGCCCAAGAGGAGTGGGGCGACGACGCCCACATGGACGGGGCCGGTCTCGGCTCGGAAGACGACGTCGACAGCCCCGAGGGCTTCGCGGCCTGGGTGGACAAACTGCACCGCTCCGCGGACCGTACGGTGCCGGTCGAGCAGGGCCGGGTCCACGCGACGTACTGGTGGATCGCCGAGGGCGACACCTACCTGGGCGCCATCGACCTGCGCCACCACCTGAACGCGTTCCTCCTCGACGCCGGCGGCCACATCGGATACAGCGTGCGACCCTCGGCGCGGGGGCGCGGGGTGGCCGGCCGGGCACTGGAATCGGTGCTCCACGAGGCACGGGTAATGGGGATGGACCGGGTCCTGCTGACCTGCGACCCCGACAACACCGCGTCGGTGCGCACGATCGAGCGGGGCGGCGGGGTCCTGGAAGACGTCCGCGAGACCCTGATCGGCCCCAAGCGCCGTTACTGGATCGATCTCTAG
- a CDS encoding MFS transporter — MLMTILDGSIVTVAMPAIQSDLGFSPASLSWVVNAYLIAFGSLLLLAGRLGDLLGRKRMFLAGTAVFTGASVLAGFAASPTVLIAARFLQGIGSAMASAVSLGILITLFTAPRERAKAIAVFSFTGAAGASLGQVLGGVLTDALDWHWIFFINLPIGLAALLLALPALPADRGLGLGAGADVLGAALVTSGLMTGIYSVVKVEQYGWTSPHTLGLGALSLALLAAFTLRQAKARTPLVPLRIFRSRTVVGANLVQMLMVAALFSFQILVALYLQKVLGYGAAATGLAMLPAALVIGAVSLGVSARLNARFGERNVLLAGLALLVLALGLLTRLPVRADYVTDLLPVMLLAAGFGLALPALTTLGMSGADGNDAGLASGLFNTTQQIGMALGVAVLSTLAASRTESSARSGSTPAEALTSGYHLAFALGAALLLAAIALAATLLRTNVSRETSPGR; from the coding sequence ATGCTGATGACGATCCTCGACGGCAGCATCGTCACCGTGGCGATGCCCGCCATCCAGAGCGACCTCGGCTTCTCGCCCGCGAGCCTGAGCTGGGTCGTGAACGCGTACCTGATCGCCTTCGGCAGCCTGCTGCTGCTCGCCGGACGCCTCGGCGACCTGCTCGGCCGCAAGCGGATGTTCCTGGCGGGCACCGCCGTCTTCACCGGCGCCTCGGTGCTCGCCGGCTTCGCGGCCTCGCCGACGGTGCTGATAGCCGCCCGCTTCCTCCAGGGCATCGGCAGCGCGATGGCCTCCGCCGTCAGCCTCGGCATCCTGATCACCTTGTTCACCGCGCCCCGTGAACGCGCCAAGGCGATCGCGGTGTTCTCCTTCACCGGAGCGGCCGGCGCCTCCCTGGGCCAGGTGCTCGGGGGTGTCCTGACCGACGCACTCGACTGGCACTGGATCTTCTTCATCAACCTGCCCATCGGGCTCGCCGCGCTGCTCCTGGCCCTGCCCGCGCTCCCCGCCGACCGGGGCCTGGGGCTGGGTGCGGGTGCCGACGTACTCGGCGCGGCCTTGGTCACCAGCGGGCTGATGACCGGCATCTACTCCGTGGTCAAGGTGGAGCAGTACGGCTGGACCTCCCCGCACACCCTCGGCCTCGGGGCACTCTCCCTGGCCCTGCTCGCCGCCTTCACGCTGCGCCAGGCGAAGGCCCGCACCCCGCTGGTGCCCCTGCGGATCTTCCGCTCGCGGACCGTGGTCGGCGCGAACCTGGTCCAGATGCTGATGGTGGCCGCGCTGTTCTCCTTCCAGATCCTGGTCGCCCTCTACCTGCAGAAGGTCCTGGGCTACGGAGCCGCCGCCACCGGCCTGGCCATGCTGCCCGCCGCCCTGGTGATCGGCGCCGTCTCCCTGGGCGTCTCGGCCCGGCTGAACGCCCGCTTCGGGGAGCGGAACGTCCTGCTGGCCGGGCTCGCGCTGCTCGTCCTGGCCCTGGGGCTGCTGACCCGGCTGCCCGTGCGCGCCGACTACGTCACCGACCTGCTGCCGGTGATGCTGCTGGCCGCGGGCTTCGGCCTGGCCCTGCCGGCCCTCACCACGCTGGGCATGTCCGGCGCCGACGGCAACGACGCGGGACTGGCCTCGGGGCTGTTCAACACCACCCAGCAGATCGGCATGGCCCTCGGTGTGGCGGTCCTCTCCACCCTGGCGGCCTCCCGTACGGAGTCCTCGGCACGGTCCGGCAGCACGCCCGCCGAGGCCCTCACCAGCGGTTACCACCTGGCATTCGCCCTGGGCGCCGCGCTCCTGCTGGCCGCCATCGCCCTGGCGGCGACCCTCCTGCGGACCAATGTTTCACGTGAAACATCCCCCGGCCGGTGA
- a CDS encoding MarR family winged helix-turn-helix transcriptional regulator: protein MTAMAPTRTEPDLSFLLDHTSHVLRTRMAAALGEIGLTPRMHCVLVHALEEERTQIQLAEIGDMDKTTMVVTVDALEKAGLAERRPSTKDRRARIIAVTEKGAAVAVDSQRIVDQVHADALASLADADRTALLRVLGLLVEGDLATASDSPRPARRARQ from the coding sequence ATGACTGCCATGGCACCCACCCGGACCGAGCCTGACCTCTCCTTCCTCCTGGACCACACCAGCCATGTACTGCGCACCCGCATGGCGGCCGCCCTCGGAGAGATCGGGCTCACCCCCCGGATGCACTGCGTCCTCGTCCACGCCCTGGAGGAGGAGCGGACCCAGATCCAGCTCGCCGAGATCGGCGACATGGACAAGACGACGATGGTCGTCACCGTGGACGCCCTGGAGAAGGCCGGACTGGCCGAGCGCCGCCCGTCCACCAAGGACCGCCGGGCCCGGATCATCGCCGTCACCGAGAAGGGCGCGGCCGTCGCCGTGGACAGCCAGCGGATCGTCGACCAGGTCCACGCGGACGCCCTGGCCTCCCTCGCCGACGCGGACCGCACCGCCCTGCTGCGGGTCCTCGGCCTCCTCGTCGAAGGCGACCTCGCAACCGCCTCCGACAGCCCCCGCCCGGCGCGCCGCGCCCGTCAGTGA
- a CDS encoding LysM peptidoglycan-binding domain-containing protein: protein MGLFDFLKSDKKKAHDAAEKAKEQVQQQGSAATPSKSQAADAASATRAAAERMAAAAPPRPAPATPTPGSAAHKAVPAPPRPAAMPKPGAAAAAAPGAAHTPTPGSAAHKAVPAAPKPMPTAKKRTYTVRSGDSLAMIARRELGNEARWRELYAMNKGVIGSNPDLIRPGMVLTLPH from the coding sequence ATGGGACTCTTCGACTTCCTGAAGTCCGACAAGAAGAAGGCACACGACGCCGCCGAGAAGGCGAAGGAGCAGGTCCAGCAGCAGGGGTCGGCGGCGACGCCTTCCAAGAGCCAGGCGGCCGACGCGGCATCGGCCACCCGGGCCGCCGCCGAGCGGATGGCCGCCGCCGCGCCGCCCAGGCCCGCCCCCGCGACCCCGACCCCCGGCTCGGCCGCGCACAAGGCCGTCCCCGCGCCCCCCAGGCCCGCCGCGATGCCCAAGCCCGGGGCGGCCGCCGCGGCGGCGCCGGGCGCCGCGCACACCCCGACCCCCGGCTCGGCCGCGCACAAGGCCGTTCCGGCGGCGCCCAAGCCGATGCCCACCGCCAAGAAGCGCACGTACACGGTCAGGTCCGGCGACTCGCTCGCCATGATCGCCCGCCGCGAGCTCGGCAACGAGGCCCGCTGGCGCGAGCTCTACGCCATGAACAAGGGCGTCATCGGTTCCAACCCCGACCTCATCCGCCCGGGCATGGTGCTGACGCTCCCCCACTGA
- a CDS encoding DUF5324 family protein yields the protein MTRKDSVLAAAESARETVRHASEVVAPYAGTAKDAMAQYAHEANELLAPKLSYAANEAARQARTTYDTHLHPRMKAARAHVPPNVDRAATQAVKQTRLAARQAADYTQPRIESAIAAATPVAEEAASRSVAAFAALRGQVTPQEIQRLVRRNERRARCGRALRGVAVVGVLAAVAFAAWKWWDQQSNPDWLVEPPAATEVPARDAEPASFDDELAAKEREAGSNGDKSL from the coding sequence GTGACCCGCAAGGACAGCGTGCTCGCGGCAGCGGAAAGCGCCAGGGAGACCGTGCGGCACGCGTCGGAAGTGGTGGCACCGTACGCAGGGACCGCCAAGGACGCCATGGCGCAGTACGCGCACGAGGCGAATGAGCTGCTCGCGCCGAAGCTGTCGTACGCGGCCAACGAAGCCGCGCGGCAGGCGCGTACGACCTACGACACCCATCTGCACCCGCGGATGAAGGCAGCGCGTGCGCACGTGCCGCCGAACGTGGACCGGGCGGCGACGCAGGCGGTGAAGCAGACGCGCCTGGCGGCGCGTCAGGCTGCCGACTACACGCAGCCGCGGATCGAGAGCGCGATCGCGGCGGCCACGCCGGTGGCCGAGGAGGCCGCCTCGCGGTCGGTGGCCGCGTTCGCGGCGCTGCGCGGTCAGGTGACGCCGCAGGAGATCCAGCGGCTGGTGCGGCGCAACGAGCGGCGGGCGCGCTGCGGCCGGGCGCTGCGCGGGGTCGCCGTGGTCGGCGTCCTGGCGGCGGTCGCCTTCGCGGCGTGGAAGTGGTGGGACCAGCAGTCGAACCCGGACTGGCTCGTCGAGCCGCCGGCCGCCACGGAGGTGCCGGCGCGCGATGCCGAGCCGGCGAGCTTCGACGACGAGCTGGCGGCGAAGGAGCGCGAGGCGGGGTCAAACGGCGACAAGTCGCTCTGA
- a CDS encoding peptidylprolyl isomerase, which translates to MAEKLYATLKTSHGDIEIELLPNFAPKTVRNFVELATGAREWTRPTDGQKTTDPLYDGTVFHRVISGFMIQGGDPLGNGTGGPGYQFADEFHPDLAFTKPYVLAMANAGPGTNGSQFFITVAPTAWLTRKHTIFGEVTDKAGQTVVDKIASLPTNARTERPLEDVIIKSVVIEKR; encoded by the coding sequence GTGGCCGAGAAGCTCTACGCCACCCTGAAGACCAGCCACGGCGACATCGAGATCGAGCTGCTGCCGAACTTCGCTCCGAAGACCGTCCGGAACTTCGTGGAGCTCGCCACGGGCGCCCGCGAGTGGACCCGCCCCACCGACGGTCAGAAGACCACGGACCCGCTGTACGACGGCACCGTCTTCCACCGCGTCATCAGCGGTTTCATGATCCAGGGCGGCGACCCGCTGGGGAACGGCACCGGCGGTCCCGGCTACCAGTTCGCCGACGAGTTCCACCCCGACCTGGCCTTCACCAAGCCCTACGTGCTCGCCATGGCCAACGCCGGCCCGGGCACCAACGGCTCGCAGTTCTTCATCACCGTCGCGCCCACCGCCTGGCTGACGCGCAAGCACACCATCTTCGGCGAGGTCACCGACAAGGCCGGCCAGACGGTCGTGGACAAGATCGCCTCGCTCCCCACCAACGCGCGCACCGAGCGCCCGCTGGAGGACGTGATCATCAAGTCGGTCGTCATCGAGAAGCGCTGA
- a CDS encoding rhomboid family intramembrane serine protease translates to MDTDRLPGCYRHPDRDTGISCTRCERPICPECMISASVGFQCPECVREGSGTGHRPTANAPRTLAGGVVAADPQLVTKILIGINAAVFLAGLAAPAIVVRLELLGRYVEFFGAPVEGVSTGQYYRLLTSVFLHVEWWHIIGNMIGLWVIGGPLEAALGRSRYLAVYLLSGLGASAFVYLLTEPNTPTLGASGAVFGLLGATVVLARRLRYEMRPVIVMVVLMLALTFVPLGGSLNVSWQAHVGGLVTGALVGLGMLRPAASRNRTLIQWGTCVVVFLLAAAVILLRTAELT, encoded by the coding sequence ATGGACACCGACCGTCTGCCGGGCTGCTACCGCCACCCGGACCGAGACACGGGGATCAGCTGCACCCGCTGCGAGCGCCCCATCTGCCCCGAGTGCATGATCAGTGCCTCGGTCGGCTTCCAGTGCCCCGAATGCGTCCGCGAGGGCTCCGGCACCGGCCACCGGCCGACCGCGAACGCGCCGCGCACCCTCGCGGGCGGGGTGGTCGCCGCCGACCCCCAGCTGGTCACCAAGATCCTGATCGGCATCAACGCCGCCGTGTTCCTCGCCGGGCTGGCCGCCCCCGCGATCGTGGTCCGGCTCGAGCTGCTCGGCCGGTACGTGGAATTCTTCGGCGCCCCCGTCGAAGGAGTCTCCACCGGCCAGTACTACCGCCTGCTGACCTCGGTGTTCCTGCACGTCGAGTGGTGGCACATCATCGGCAACATGATCGGCCTGTGGGTGATCGGCGGCCCGCTGGAAGCGGCGCTGGGCCGCTCCCGCTATCTCGCCGTCTACCTGCTCTCGGGGCTGGGCGCCAGCGCCTTCGTCTATCTGCTGACCGAGCCGAACACCCCGACACTCGGCGCGTCCGGCGCCGTCTTCGGCCTGCTCGGCGCCACCGTCGTCCTCGCGCGCCGGCTGCGCTACGAGATGCGGCCGGTGATCGTGATGGTCGTGCTGATGCTGGCCCTGACCTTCGTACCGCTCGGCGGCAGCCTCAACGTGTCCTGGCAGGCGCACGTCGGCGGCCTGGTCACGGGCGCCCTGGTGGGCCTGGGCATGCTGAGACCCGCCGCCAGCCGGAACCGCACACTCATCCAGTGGGGGACCTGCGTGGTGGTGTTCCTGCTGGCGGCAGCGGTGATTCTGCTCCGGACCGCGGAACTCACCTGA
- the crgA gene encoding cell division protein CrgA, protein MPKSRIRKKDDYTPPPTRQPQAIRLTNRSWVAPVMLALFLIGLAWIVVFYVTETQLPIESLGNWNIVVGFGFIAAGFGVSTQWK, encoded by the coding sequence GTGCCGAAGTCACGTATCCGCAAGAAGGATGACTACACGCCGCCGCCCACGCGGCAGCCGCAGGCCATCAGGCTGACCAACCGCAGCTGGGTCGCCCCGGTCATGCTGGCACTTTTCCTGATCGGACTCGCGTGGATCGTCGTCTTCTACGTGACCGAAACCCAGCTGCCGATCGAATCGCTGGGCAATTGGAACATTGTGGTCGGTTTCGGCTTCATCGCGGCGGGATTCGGCGTCTCCACGCAGTGGAAGTAG
- a CDS encoding DUF881 domain-containing protein: MSNSDDSSVGPRRRARPVWLLTAAVFALAGLLFVTSFNTSKGTNIRTDASLLKLSDLIEERSQSNAELEESLGPARDRVDALADRDDGSTKAEDAKLAALRVASGTEELTGKGLTVTLNDAPPNATARIPNVPEPQPNDLVIHQQDLQAVVNALWQGGAQGIQVMDQRLISTSAVRCVGNTLILQGRVYSPPYKVSAVGDPGALRKALAASPALQNYQLYVNAYGLGWKVDEHKDLTLPGYSGTVDLHYAKPVEPSS, from the coding sequence TTGAGCAATTCCGACGACTCCTCCGTGGGTCCCCGTCGCCGGGCCAGACCGGTCTGGCTGCTGACTGCCGCCGTCTTCGCCCTGGCCGGGCTGCTCTTCGTCACCAGTTTCAACACCTCCAAGGGTACGAACATCCGGACCGACGCATCGCTCCTGAAGCTGTCGGACCTCATCGAAGAACGCAGTCAGAGCAATGCGGAGCTGGAGGAGAGCCTCGGACCGGCACGCGACCGTGTCGACGCCCTCGCCGACCGTGACGACGGCAGCACCAAGGCCGAGGACGCCAAGCTGGCCGCCCTGCGCGTGGCGTCGGGCACCGAGGAGCTGACCGGCAAGGGCCTGACCGTCACCCTCAACGACGCCCCGCCGAACGCGACCGCGCGCATCCCCAACGTCCCCGAGCCGCAGCCCAACGACCTGGTGATCCACCAGCAGGACCTCCAGGCCGTGGTGAACGCCCTGTGGCAGGGCGGGGCCCAGGGCATCCAGGTCATGGACCAGCGGCTGATCTCCACCAGCGCGGTCCGCTGCGTCGGCAACACGCTGATCCTCCAGGGCCGGGTGTACTCGCCTCCCTACAAGGTCTCGGCGGTCGGCGACCCGGGCGCGTTGCGCAAGGCCCTCGCCGCCTCCCCGGCGCTGCAGAACTACCAGCTGTACGTCAACGCGTACGGGCTCGGCTGGAAAGTGGACGAGCACAAGGACCTGACACTTCCCGGCTACTCCGGCACAGTGGACCTCCACTATGCGAAGCCGGTGGAGCCCTCGTCCTGA
- a CDS encoding class E sortase, producing MRPDVVLRLVVRTFSEVCLTAGTLIVLFVAYVLLWTGVKADRAMDGEMARLRDDWAAAAAPAAAPEPAPAPSPKPAEPVRHPAGQAFAEMYIPRFGKDWNKPVLEGTGTELLKKGLGHYPGTAALGATGNFSVAGHRRTYGDPFKDFPELRPGDAVILKDATTWYTYTVRGGPLRTVPTDIGVVDPVPRKSPFTTPGRYLTLTTCDPEWGHSHRLVVWAELTGTRAVGQGGPEGLPR from the coding sequence TTGCGGCCCGACGTCGTACTGCGCCTGGTGGTACGGACGTTCAGCGAGGTGTGCCTGACGGCGGGCACCCTGATCGTGCTGTTCGTGGCCTACGTCCTGCTGTGGACCGGGGTCAAGGCCGACCGGGCCATGGACGGCGAGATGGCCCGGCTGCGCGACGACTGGGCCGCTGCTGCGGCCCCGGCCGCGGCGCCGGAACCGGCCCCGGCGCCGTCCCCCAAGCCCGCCGAGCCGGTCCGCCACCCCGCCGGCCAGGCCTTCGCCGAGATGTACATCCCGCGGTTCGGCAAGGACTGGAACAAGCCCGTCCTGGAGGGCACGGGCACCGAACTGCTGAAGAAGGGCCTGGGCCACTACCCCGGCACCGCCGCGCTCGGCGCCACCGGGAACTTCTCGGTGGCGGGCCACCGGCGCACGTACGGGGACCCCTTCAAGGACTTCCCCGAGCTGCGTCCCGGGGACGCCGTGATCCTCAAGGACGCGACCACCTGGTACACGTACACGGTGCGCGGCGGGCCGCTGCGCACCGTGCCCACGGACATCGGCGTGGTCGACCCCGTGCCCCGGAAGTCGCCGTTCACAACGCCCGGCAGGTATCTGACGCTGACGACCTGCGACCCCGAGTGGGGCCACAGTCACCGGCTGGTCGTCTGGGCGGAACTGACCGGCACGCGCGCCGTGGGGCAGGGCGGGCCGGAGGGTTTGCCGAGGTGA
- a CDS encoding aminodeoxychorismate/anthranilate synthase component II, giving the protein MSARILVVDNYDSFVFNLVQYLYQLGAECEVLRNDEVELSHAQDGFDGVLLSPGPGTPEEAGVCVDMVRHCAETGVPVFGVCLGMQSMAVAYGGVVGRAPELLHGKTSPVVHEGLGVFEGLPSPFIATRYHSLAAEPQTLPEVLEVTAHTEDGIIMGLRHREHDVEGVQFHPESVLTEWGHRMLANWLVRCGDAGAVERSVGLAPVVGKAVA; this is encoded by the coding sequence GTGAGCGCGCGCATTCTGGTTGTGGACAACTACGACAGCTTTGTCTTCAACCTGGTCCAGTACCTCTACCAGCTCGGCGCCGAATGCGAGGTGCTGCGCAACGACGAGGTCGAGCTCTCGCACGCGCAGGACGGCTTCGACGGCGTGCTGCTCTCCCCCGGGCCGGGGACGCCGGAGGAGGCGGGGGTCTGCGTCGACATGGTCCGGCACTGCGCCGAGACGGGCGTCCCCGTCTTCGGGGTGTGCCTCGGCATGCAGTCGATGGCGGTCGCGTACGGAGGGGTCGTGGGCCGGGCGCCCGAGCTGCTGCACGGCAAGACCTCGCCCGTGGTGCACGAGGGCCTGGGGGTGTTCGAGGGACTGCCGTCGCCGTTCATCGCGACCCGGTACCACTCCCTCGCCGCCGAGCCCCAGACCCTGCCCGAGGTGCTGGAGGTCACGGCGCACACCGAGGACGGGATCATCATGGGCCTGCGCCACCGGGAGCACGACGTCGAGGGTGTGCAGTTCCACCCCGAGTCGGTGCTGACCGAGTGGGGGCACCGGATGCTCGCGAACTGGCTGGTGCGGTGCGGTGACGCGGGTGCCGTGGAGCGCTCGGTGGGGCTGGCCCCGGTGGTGGGCAAGGCCGTCGCGTGA